One genomic segment of Sebastes fasciatus isolate fSebFas1 chromosome 17, fSebFas1.pri, whole genome shotgun sequence includes these proteins:
- the LOC141754064 gene encoding polyhomeotic-like protein 1 isoform X10 — MLQQQINNAQLQNLAAVQQATLAASRQSSPSSSGSSQTTSTAAAIVTSGSTTSSRPIGAPTTSTISQSVLLSGTAGGQGQMYLRVNRSLRAPISSQLIFMPGNTATAAVATVTQQPQAQQQQQEVTPTSSSSSQSDNDQVQNLAMRGVSSPKGVGVKTEAPERSDSAAYSLVQPSHQLNSQSPTKPSQPQHQPPHIKIPTYPQPTNLKAHPSSSSGASSTSSTSSIPLSQLLLHGTRTLTTGTTVPTSAHTLVLTSSAASQAHGYPVGTATIKPAVNAQTLVVQPLQKTSLSAEKSGHGNGPIPIQPKTLQGLRLPLQLPSRNPPPILPAPPPVSSSAQPPQPPHIPVQIVGARQSTLGNAQALAMARGSCCQDGAAVLSSSSSLLTMVASIASREAGVVGRGVGLKTLQSPQEAPPLAQVSQVHPQANQSSGQSQNGPLALIPASSQASAVSSPPSSMSRSSLSLPLVTAEQRGASAAVTTNGDSSGSQTPQGKQLTGSLKRKSDSNSANDEDGPSPPRLQPVRDHASALPTNPIEAGPGAPPPASSSPSPVLSVSRGVCQGERAPPPQAVVKPNVLTHLIEGFVIQEGAEPFPVCGSVKDSASEDLTDSLDTNQSETVTTATVLKCEYCKNFAPASQFRGTKRFCSMSCAKRYNVSFRQHFCMRQGQSQGQDHALDQDQSQDHLSNSDEEGGVTRRRVPRRTSSEIASAKIAGRPIPVKCRSESSHSDEESSGEEDEDDPMSLSPVSSASCHQPPPPPLPTESSAASCLPASPGQWSVDEVSQFISSLQGCEELASQFLSQEIDGQALLLLKEEHLMSTMNIKLGPALKICAHINTLRD, encoded by the exons ATGCTGCAACAGCAGATCAACAACGCCCAGCTGCAGAACCTGGCAGCCGTGCAACAG gCCACTCTGGCAGCCAGTCGTCAGTCAAGTCCTTCCAGCAGCGGCTCTTCTCAGACCACCAGCACCGCAGCT GCCATTGTAACATCTGGATCTACAACCAGCAGCCGTCCTATCGGCGCCCCGACGACGTCCACAATCAGCCAATCAGTGCTGCTCAGTGGGACGGCGGGGGGGCAGGGACAAATGTACCTGAGG GTCAACCGCTCCCTGAGGGCCCCCATCTCATCACAGCTCATCTTTATGCCCGGCAACACGGCAACCGCTGCCGTGGCAACCGTCACCCAGCAGCCACAGGCTCAGCAACAGCAACAAGAAGTAACTCCAACTTCCTCTTCCAGCAGCCAATCCGATAATGACCAG GTGCAGAATCTAGCCATGCGAGGTGTGTCCAGTCCCAAAGGTGTTGGTGTTAAGACTGAAGCCCCAGAGAGGAGTGACTCAG CTGCCTACTCCCTGGTCCAGCCCTCCCACCAGTTGAACTCCCAGTCCCCCACTAAGCCCAGCCAGCCACAGCACCAGCCGCCCCACATCAAAATCCCCACGTACCCTCAGCCCACCAACCTCAAAGCccacccctcctcttcctctggtgcctcctccacctcctccacctcctccataCCTCTCTCCCAGCTCCTGCTTCACGGAACCCGGACTCTCACCACAGGAACCACAGTTCCCACATCAGCACACACTCTGGTCCTGACGTCCAGCGCAGCATCCCAGGCCCACGGGTACCCCGTTGGCACAGCGACCATCAAACCAGCGGTCAACGCTCAGACGCTGGTGGTGCAGCCTCTGCAGAAGACCTCGCTCAGCGCGGAGAAATCAGGCCACGGCAATGGACCCATCCCCATCCAACCCAAAACCCTGCAGGGGCTCCGCCTGCCCCTCCAGCTGCCTTCTAGGAACCCCCCTCCCATCCTGCCCGCCCCGCCGCCCGTCAGTAGCTCCGCTCAGCCCCCCCAGCCGCCGCACATCCCGGTCCAGATCGTGGGCGCGAGGCAGAGCACGCTGGGAAACGCCCAGGCTCTGGCTATGGCCCGGGGCAGCTGCTGCCAGGACGGAGCCGCCGTCCTCAGCAGCTCGTCCAGCCTGCTCACCATGGTGGCGTCTATCGCTTCCAGGGAGGCCGGGGTCGTGGGCCGAGGGGTGGGGCTAAAGACGCTTCAGTCGCCCCAGGAGGCTCCCCCGTTGGCTCAGGTCTCTCAGGTGCATCCACAGGCCAATCAGAGCTCTGGACAGAGTCAGAACGGACCCCTGGCTTTGATCCCCGCCTCCTCCCAGGCCTCTGcggtctcctctcctccttcctcgaTGTCCcgttcctccctctccctccccctgGTGAcggcagagcagagaggagcatcAGCTGCTGTCACCACCAATGGAGACTCATCAGGAAGTCAGACACCACAG GGAAAGCAGTTGACTGGCTCtctaaaaagaaaatcagaCTCCAACTCAGCCAATGACGAAGACGGCCCCTCCCCTCCACGGCTCCAGCCAGTCAGAGATCACGCCTCGGCACTCCCGACCAATCCCATCGAAGCAG GCCCTGgtgctcctcctccagcctcctcctctccctccccggTGCTGTCAGTGTCCCGTGGGGTCTGCCAGGGGGAGAGAGCTCCTCCCCCTCAAGCTGTGGTGAAACCCAACGTCCTCACACACCTCATAGAGGGCTTCGTCATCCAGGAAGGGGCAGAGCCTTTCCCT gtgtgtGGTTCAGTAAAGGACTCGGCTAGTGAGGATCTGACAGACAGTCTGGACACTAACCAATCAGAGACTGTTACAACAGCGACAG TGCTGAAGTGTGAGTACTGTAAAAACTTTGCTCCTGCCAGCCAGTTCAGAGGCACCAAAAGGTTCTGCTCCATGTCTTGTGCCAAGAG GTACAACGTCAGCTTCAGGCAACACTTCTGCATGCGGCAGGGTCAAAGTCAAGGTCAAGATCACGCTCTGGATCAGGATCAAAGCCAAGATCACCTCTCCAACTCAGACGAGGAGGGAGGAGTTACCAGGCGGAGGGTCCCCCGCAGGACTAGCTCAGAAATAGCCAGTGCCAAGATAGCAGGGAGACCCATACCTGTCAAG TGCCGTTCAGAGTCCAGCCATTCAGATGAGGAGTCCagtggagaggaggatgaagatgaccCCATGTCCCTCTCGCCCGTCTCCTCAGCCTCTTGCcaccagcctcctcctcctccactcccgACAGAAAGCTCTGCAGCCAGCTGCCTGCCTGCCAGCCCTGGCCAGTGGAGCGTGGACGaagtgtcacagtttatttcatCACTACAAG gcTGCGAGGAGCTCGCCTCCCAGTTCCTGTCGCAGGAGATTGACGGACaggccctgctgctgctgaaggagGAGCACCTCATGTCCACCATGAACATCAAGCTCGGTCCTGCCCTCAAGATCTGCGCCCACATTAACACCCTGAGAGACTGA
- the LOC141754064 gene encoding polyhomeotic-like protein 1 isoform X8, which yields MLQQQINNAQLQNLAAVQQVKATLAASRQSSPSSSGSSQTTSTAAAIVTSGSTTSSRPIGAPTTSTISQSVLLSGTAGGQGQMYLRVNRSLRAPISSQLIFMPGNTATAAVATVTQQPQAQQQQQEVTPTSSSSSQSDNDQVQNLAMRGVSSPKGVGVKTEAPERSDSAAYSLVQPSHQLNSQSPTKPSQPQHQPPHIKIPTYPQPTNLKAHPSSSSGASSTSSTSSIPLSQLLLHGTRTLTTGTTVPTSAHTLVLTSSAASQAHGYPVGTATIKPAVNAQTLVVQPLQKTSLSAEKSGHGNGPIPIQPKTLQGLRLPLQLPSRNPPPILPAPPPVSSSAQPPQPPHIPVQIVGARQSTLGNAQALAMARGSCCQDGAAVLSSSSSLLTMVASIASREAGVVGRGVGLKTLQSPQEAPPLAQVSQVHPQANQSSGQSQNGPLALIPASSQASAVSSPPSSMSRSSLSLPLVTAEQRGASAAVTTNGDSSGSQTPQGKQLTGSLKRKSDSNSANDEDGPSPPRLQPVRDHASALPTNPIEAGPGAPPPASSSPSPVLSVSRGVCQGERAPPPQAVVKPNVLTHLIEGFVIQEGAEPFPVCGSVKDSASEDLTDSLDTNQSETVTTATVLKCEYCKNFAPASQFRGTKRFCSMSCAKSMYWFPRYNVSFRQHFCMRQGQSQGQDHALDQDQSQDHLSNSDEEGGVTRRRVPRRTSSEIASAKIAGRPIPVKCRSESSHSDEESSGEEDEDDPMSLSPVSSASCHQPPPPPLPTESSAASCLPASPGQWSVDEVSQFISSLQGCEELASQFLSQEIDGQALLLLKEEHLMSTMNIKLGPALKICAHINTLRD from the exons ATGCTGCAACAGCAGATCAACAACGCCCAGCTGCAGAACCTGGCAGCCGTGCAACAGGTAAAG gCCACTCTGGCAGCCAGTCGTCAGTCAAGTCCTTCCAGCAGCGGCTCTTCTCAGACCACCAGCACCGCAGCT GCCATTGTAACATCTGGATCTACAACCAGCAGCCGTCCTATCGGCGCCCCGACGACGTCCACAATCAGCCAATCAGTGCTGCTCAGTGGGACGGCGGGGGGGCAGGGACAAATGTACCTGAGG GTCAACCGCTCCCTGAGGGCCCCCATCTCATCACAGCTCATCTTTATGCCCGGCAACACGGCAACCGCTGCCGTGGCAACCGTCACCCAGCAGCCACAGGCTCAGCAACAGCAACAAGAAGTAACTCCAACTTCCTCTTCCAGCAGCCAATCCGATAATGACCAG GTGCAGAATCTAGCCATGCGAGGTGTGTCCAGTCCCAAAGGTGTTGGTGTTAAGACTGAAGCCCCAGAGAGGAGTGACTCAG CTGCCTACTCCCTGGTCCAGCCCTCCCACCAGTTGAACTCCCAGTCCCCCACTAAGCCCAGCCAGCCACAGCACCAGCCGCCCCACATCAAAATCCCCACGTACCCTCAGCCCACCAACCTCAAAGCccacccctcctcttcctctggtgcctcctccacctcctccacctcctccataCCTCTCTCCCAGCTCCTGCTTCACGGAACCCGGACTCTCACCACAGGAACCACAGTTCCCACATCAGCACACACTCTGGTCCTGACGTCCAGCGCAGCATCCCAGGCCCACGGGTACCCCGTTGGCACAGCGACCATCAAACCAGCGGTCAACGCTCAGACGCTGGTGGTGCAGCCTCTGCAGAAGACCTCGCTCAGCGCGGAGAAATCAGGCCACGGCAATGGACCCATCCCCATCCAACCCAAAACCCTGCAGGGGCTCCGCCTGCCCCTCCAGCTGCCTTCTAGGAACCCCCCTCCCATCCTGCCCGCCCCGCCGCCCGTCAGTAGCTCCGCTCAGCCCCCCCAGCCGCCGCACATCCCGGTCCAGATCGTGGGCGCGAGGCAGAGCACGCTGGGAAACGCCCAGGCTCTGGCTATGGCCCGGGGCAGCTGCTGCCAGGACGGAGCCGCCGTCCTCAGCAGCTCGTCCAGCCTGCTCACCATGGTGGCGTCTATCGCTTCCAGGGAGGCCGGGGTCGTGGGCCGAGGGGTGGGGCTAAAGACGCTTCAGTCGCCCCAGGAGGCTCCCCCGTTGGCTCAGGTCTCTCAGGTGCATCCACAGGCCAATCAGAGCTCTGGACAGAGTCAGAACGGACCCCTGGCTTTGATCCCCGCCTCCTCCCAGGCCTCTGcggtctcctctcctccttcctcgaTGTCCcgttcctccctctccctccccctgGTGAcggcagagcagagaggagcatcAGCTGCTGTCACCACCAATGGAGACTCATCAGGAAGTCAGACACCACAG GGAAAGCAGTTGACTGGCTCtctaaaaagaaaatcagaCTCCAACTCAGCCAATGACGAAGACGGCCCCTCCCCTCCACGGCTCCAGCCAGTCAGAGATCACGCCTCGGCACTCCCGACCAATCCCATCGAAGCAG GCCCTGgtgctcctcctccagcctcctcctctccctccccggTGCTGTCAGTGTCCCGTGGGGTCTGCCAGGGGGAGAGAGCTCCTCCCCCTCAAGCTGTGGTGAAACCCAACGTCCTCACACACCTCATAGAGGGCTTCGTCATCCAGGAAGGGGCAGAGCCTTTCCCT gtgtgtGGTTCAGTAAAGGACTCGGCTAGTGAGGATCTGACAGACAGTCTGGACACTAACCAATCAGAGACTGTTACAACAGCGACAG TGCTGAAGTGTGAGTACTGTAAAAACTTTGCTCCTGCCAGCCAGTTCAGAGGCACCAAAAGGTTCTGCTCCATGTCTTGTGCCAAGAG TATGTATTGGTTCCCCAGGTACAACGTCAGCTTCAGGCAACACTTCTGCATGCGGCAGGGTCAAAGTCAAGGTCAAGATCACGCTCTGGATCAGGATCAAAGCCAAGATCACCTCTCCAACTCAGACGAGGAGGGAGGAGTTACCAGGCGGAGGGTCCCCCGCAGGACTAGCTCAGAAATAGCCAGTGCCAAGATAGCAGGGAGACCCATACCTGTCAAG TGCCGTTCAGAGTCCAGCCATTCAGATGAGGAGTCCagtggagaggaggatgaagatgaccCCATGTCCCTCTCGCCCGTCTCCTCAGCCTCTTGCcaccagcctcctcctcctccactcccgACAGAAAGCTCTGCAGCCAGCTGCCTGCCTGCCAGCCCTGGCCAGTGGAGCGTGGACGaagtgtcacagtttatttcatCACTACAAG gcTGCGAGGAGCTCGCCTCCCAGTTCCTGTCGCAGGAGATTGACGGACaggccctgctgctgctgaaggagGAGCACCTCATGTCCACCATGAACATCAAGCTCGGTCCTGCCCTCAAGATCTGCGCCCACATTAACACCCTGAGAGACTGA